A window of the Hevea brasiliensis isolate MT/VB/25A 57/8 chromosome 6, ASM3005281v1, whole genome shotgun sequence genome harbors these coding sequences:
- the LOC131180884 gene encoding putative Peroxidase 48, which translates to MKCALELFLGRYCCFSSQRRCSSVFTGRRDATHSFPDKATFEIPSPQAHLPETLASFASKGFHERETVSLLVNSLTY; encoded by the exons ATGAAGTGTGCCCTGGAGTTGTTTCTTGGCCGATATTGTTGTTTTAGTAGCCAGAGAAGGTGTTCTTCAG TGTTCACTGGCAGAAGAGATGCTACCCATTCTTTCCCAGATAAGGCAACATTTGAGATTCCTTCACCCCAAGCTCATCTACCTGAAACCCTTGCATCTTTTGCATCTAAGGGCTTTCATGAAAGAGAAACTGTCAGTCTCTTGG TCAATTCCTTAACTTATTGA
- the LOC131180883 gene encoding probable glutathione S-transferase yields MFHNEMKYCNIKCLPRPHIERHLLSTFFSSISAIMAEADHLILLEWYPSSFAARVRIALAEKGLKYVSRPEDLINKSPLLLKMNPVNKQIPVLIHNGRPICDSMVIVQYIDEVWNHKSPLLPSDSYQRAHAKFWADYVDKKIFGIGASKKELIECFKILEEELGDKPYFGGESYGYVHLSLIPCYSSFYTYETLGKLSMAEECPKIVDWANRCLQKESVSKSLCDQSKFHEIILEISRGGPTWSSVQKFLNKLDQLHNS; encoded by the exons ATGTTCCACAACGAAATGAAATATTGCAATATAAAATGCTTGCCTAGGCCTCACATTGAGAGGCATCTACTATCTACATTTTTCTCCTCAATTTCTGCAATAATGGCCGAGGCTGACCATCTAATTCTATTGGAGTGGTACCCTAGTTCTTTCGCAGCAAGGGTGAGGATAGCCTTGGCTGAAAAGGGATTAAAGTATGTGTCCAGACCAGAGGATTTAATCAACAAGAGCCCTCTTCTTTTGAAGATGAACCCAGTTAACAAGCAAATCCCAGTCTTGATCCATAATGGCAGACCCATTTGCGACTCAATGGTAATAGTACAATACATTGATGAGGTTTGGAACCACAAGTCTCCATTGTTGCCCTCTGATTCTTACCAACGAGCTCATGCCAAGTTCTGGGCTGACTATGTCGACAAGAAG ATTTTCGGTATTGGAGCTTCGAAGAAGGAGCTAATTGAGTGCTTTAAAATATTGGAGGAAGAGCTTGGAGACAAGCCATACTTTGGAGGTGAAAGTTACGGTTACGTTCATTTATCACTCATTCCATGCTATAGCTCCTTCTACACATACGAGACGTTGGGAAAGTTGAGCATGGCAGAGGAGTGCCCTAAGATCGTAGACTGGGCTAACAGATGCTTGCAAAAGGAGAGTGTGTCCAAGTCTCTATGTGATCAGAGCAAGTTCCACGAAATTATCTTGGAGATAAGCAGGGGCGGACCTACTTGGAGTTCTGTCCAAAAATTCTTAAACAAACTTGATCAACTACATAattcataa
- the LOC131169253 gene encoding uncharacterized protein LOC131169253, giving the protein MDSNVRQERRRRIMERGSDRLALITGQVRALSPSPSLPSPSNQRQRRHAHTESSPSLMFSPNDNAQINAGPEETDDVSGSKFMKTRTINEYPGARNFHRGNQAETRLVKSATSPDTLSKLQQPSEITPSVQKAPSQPKLFSSKRINYCIIASERTRAICSLIVAFLVIVNSDSFIASRPFCIILLTDVTIVLARLFRESGNDSEEIEEEQNSGKEDEDNWAGAVKLLERGLFLYQAICGIFTDCSVYLVAVICGLSLV; this is encoded by the exons atggataGCAATGTCAGACAAGAACGAAGAAGAAGAATTATGGAGAGAGGGAGTGATCGCTTGGCTCTCATCACCGGCCAAGTCCGTGCTCTCAGTCCATCGCCGTCGCTACCATCACCATCAAATCAACGTCAACGTCGACATGCGCACACGGAATCTTCTCCATCACTTATGTTCTCTCCTAATGATAATGCTCAAATCAATG CTGGTCCTGAGGAAACGGATGATGTCTCTGGTTCCAAATTCATGAAAACCAGGACCATCAATGAGTATCCAGGGGCCAGAAACTTTCATAGAGGAAACCAAGCGGAAACTCGTTTGGTGAAAAGTGCGACAAGCCCTGACACCTTGAGTAAACTGCAGCAGCCTTCTGAGATCACACCATCAGTTCAAAAGGCACCAAGTCAGCCCAAATTGTTCTCTTCCAAAAGGATAAACTACTGCATTATAGCTTCTGAGAGAACGCGAGCTATTTGTTCTCTCATTGTAGCTTTTCTTGTCATTGTGAATTCAGATAGCTTCATTGCCTCAAGGCCTTTTTGCATAATCCTGTTAACTGATGTAACAATTGTGCTTGCCCGATTGTTTCGTGAGAGTGGAAATGACTCCGAGGAGATCGAGGAAGAACAAAATTCAGGTAAAGAAGATGAAGATAACTGGGCTGGAGCAGTCAAGCTCTTGGAGAGAGGTTTGTTCCTGTACCAGGCCATTTGTGGCATCTTCACTGACTGCAGTGTTTATTTGGTTGCAGTCATCTGTGGCCTCTCTCTAGTATAG
- the LOC110659393 gene encoding protein ROLLING AND ERECT LEAF 2, protein MGCTQSKIENEEAVSRCKERKLFMKDAVAARNAFASAYSAYAITLKNTGAALSDYTHASSMPPVAGTSSTVEDFGPPPPPFHEPLPLQRAATMPEFILKPEQKLVGSTIMEDEEMEFDTHDNEKLIRKRSSSSNRGSGSKRGAVQENHQPQHPKEQGPPQPPQQQQQRWKEEAMRGPTVHQGSSWEEYIFPPVESMPGPTLAEPVDVEEELRRRDEEKANKVSQVKEEEEEDPVLVVEEKVEKAVEVPVPVQVPAVEKKVAKKDAGEMGRIKPMSLMVLFAELDDHFLKASESAHEVSKMLEATRLHYHSNFADNRGHIDHSKRVMRVITWNRSFKGIPSVDDDKDDFDREEHETHATVLDKMLAWEKKLYDEVKAGEIMKFEYQRKVALLNKRKKQGGNYESLEKLKADVSHLHTRYIVDMQSLDSTVAEINRLRDEQLYPKLVQLVDGMAAMWSTMKLHHEAQLKLLNALKYVDISQSPKETSEYHYDRTCQLCAIIRDWHTHFCRLTDFQKDYIKALNNWLKLNLIPIESNLKEKVSSPPRVHNPPIHALLIAWRDDLEKLPDEVARSAIGNFAAVLQTIVNYQEEEMKTREKCEAMRKELARKTKQFDDWKQKHNIGFANKGSDHDMAEDNPHRDAMVDRQIVLDSLSKQLENEEEACQKLSLQVRQKSFTGLKTRLPELFRAMTDIALACSEMYSHLRSIAQHRNPSLDS, encoded by the exons ATGGGCTGTACCCAGTCCAAGATCGAGAACGAAGAAGCCGTTTCTCGATGCAAAGAGCGCAAGCTATTCATGAAAGATGCCGTCGCCGCGCGCAACGCCTTCGCCTCCGCCTACTCCGCATACGCTATAACCTTGAAGAACACTGGCGCAGCCCTCAGCGACTACACCCACGCATCCTCCATGCCCCCAGTCGCCGGCACTTCTTCCACTGTTGAGGATTTCGGACCTCCACCTCCTCCCTTCCATGAGCCCTTGCCGCTGCAGCGCGCCGCGACCATGCCGGAGTTTATCCTGAAGCCGGAACAGAAGCTGGTGGGGTCCACGATAATGGAAGACGAGGAAATGGAGTTTGATACCCACGATAATGAGAAATTGATAAGGAAGCGAAGTAGTAGTAGTAACAGAGGAAGTGGCAGTAAAAGAGGAGCCGTACAAGAGAATCATCAACCTCAGCATCCCAAGGAGCAGGGTCCACCACAGCCACCGCAACAGCAGCAGCAGCGGTGGAAAGAGGAGGCGATGCGGGGGCCGACGGTGCATCAGGGATCTTCTTGGGAGGAGTACATTTTTCCGCCGGTGGAGAGTATGCCGGGGCCGACTTTGGCAGAACCGGTGGATGTGGAGGAGGAATTGAGGCGGAGGGATGAGGAAAAGGCAAATAAAGTGTCACAAgtgaaggaggaggaggaggaggatccAGTGTTGGTGGTGGAGGAAAAGGTGGAGAAGGCGGTAGAGGTGCCAGTGCCAGTGCAAGTTCCGGCAGTGGAGAAGAAGGTAGCGAAGAAGGACGCTGGAGAAATGGGCAGGATAAAACCGATGAGTTTGATGGTCTTATTTGCGGAGCTTGACGATCATTTCTTGAAGGCTTCTGAGAGTGCCCATGAGGTTTCCAAGATGTTGGAGGCCACACGGTTGCATTATCACTCTAATTTTGCCGATAATCGGG GACATATTGATCATTCTAAAAGAGTGATGCGTGTTATTACATGGAATCGGTCATTTAAAGGAATTCCTAGTGTTGATGACGATAAGGATGATTTTGACAGAGAGGAGCATGAAACTCATGCTACTGTGTTGGATAAGATGCTGGCTTGGGAAAAGAAGCTTTACGATGAAGTCAAG GCAggtgaaattatgaaatttgagTATCAAAGGAAGGTTGCTTTGCTGAATAAGCGGAAGAAACAGGGTGGTAACTATGAGTCATTGGAGAAATTAAAAGCAGATGTAAGCCATCTGCATACAAGATACATTGTAGACATGCAATCACTGGACTCCACGGTTGCTGAGATAAATCGTTTACGTGATGAACAATTATATCCAAAACTTGTTCAGCTTGTTGATGG GATGGCCGCAATGTGGAGTACCATGAAATTGCACCATGAGGCCCAGTTGAAGCTTTTAAATGCTCTTAAATATGTGGACATTTCTCAGTCCCCCAAGGAAACTAGTGAATATCATTATGATCGTACTTGTCAGCTATGTGCAATTATAAGAGATTGGCATACACATTTTTGTCGACTTACAGACTTTCAGAAAGATTACATAAAGGCACTCAACAATTGGTTAAAGCTAAATCTCATCCCTATTGAGAGCAATTTGAAAGAAAAGGTTTCTTCTCCGCCAAGGGTTCATAATCCTCCAATTCATGCGCTTCTCATAGCTTGGCGCGAtgatttggaaaaacttcctgaCGAGGTTGCAAGAAGTGCAATAGGTAATTTTGCTGCTGTATTACAGACCATCGTGAATTATCAAGAAGAGGAGATGAAGACAAGAGAAAAATGTGAGGCCATGCGAAAGGAGCTTGCCCGCAAGACCAAGCAATTTGATGACTGGAAACAAAAGCATAATATAGGTTTTGCAAATAAGGGATCTGATCATGACATGGCAGAAGACAACCCCCACAGGGATGCCATGGTAGATAGACAGATTGTCTTGGATTCTTTGAGCAAGCAGTTGGAAAACGaggaggaagcttgccaaaagctTAGCCTACAGGTGAGGCAAAAATCTTTTACAGGTCTCAAAACTCGCTTGCCAGAGCTCTTTAGAGCAATGACTGATATTGCTCTAGCTTGTTCAGAAATGTACAGTCATTTGAGGTCCATAGCACAACATCGAAATCCAAGCCTGGACTCATGA
- the LOC131180882 gene encoding probable glutathione S-transferase has translation MAEDDQLILLEWYPSVFAARVRIALAEKGLKYESRPEDLINKSPLLLKMNPVHKQIPVLIHKGRPICGSMVTVQYIDEVWNHKSPLLPSDPLQRAHAKFWADYVDKKIFGIGSSKKELIECFKILEEELGDKPYFGGESFGYVDLSLIPCYSSFYTYETLGKLIMAEECPKIVDWAHRCLQKESVSKSLCDQRKFYETILEISRGGSTWSSVQRFLNKLDQLHNS, from the exons ATGGCTGAGGACGACCAACTAATTCTATTGGAGTGGTATCCTAGTGTTTTCGCAGCAAGGGTGAGGATAGCCTTGGCTGAAAAGGGACTAAAGTATGAGTCCAGACCTGAGGATTTAATCAACAAGAGCCCTCTTCTTTTGAAGATGAACCCAGTTCACAAGCAAATCCCAGTCTTGATACATAAGGGCAGACCCATTTGCGGGTCAATGGTAACAGTACAATACATTGATGAGGTCTGGAACCACAAATCTCCATTGTTGCCCTCTGATCCTCTACAACGAGCACATGCCAAGTTCTGGGCTGACTATGTCGACAAGAAG ATTTTCGGTATAGGATCGTCGAAGAAGGAGCTGATTGAGTGCTTTAAAATATTGGAGGAAGAGCTTGGAGACAAGCCATACTTTGGAGGTGAAAGTTTCGGTTACGTTGATTTATCACTCATTCCATGCTATAGCTCCTTCTACACATATGAGACCTTGGGAAAGTTGATCATGGCAGAGGAGTGCCCTAAGATCGTAGACTGGGCTCACAGATGCTTGCAAAAGGAGAGCGTGTCCAAGTCTTTATGTGATCAGCGCAAGTTTTATGAAACTATCTTGGAGATAAGCAGGGGAGGATCTACTTGGAGTTCTGTCCAAAGATTCTTAAACAAACTTGATCAACTACATAattcataa
- the LOC110659465 gene encoding uncharacterized protein LOC110659465: MLKSKKPKNSNSIFSYPLIPLEAHTHSLAPMDVSKVEQQPPHCYAPISCQRDQNYVVLPFYHPTIRRPPLRIFIISIVVFLLLAALFYLFLPSDPSLKIVRLRLNKLHIHTLPIISIDVSLHLTVKVRNLNVYSMDFRHIDVSLKYRGKRLGKVRSGQGHVRALASSYVDAEMEFNGVRILSDVVYLLQDLARGRVPLDTATVFTGKLGFWFFEFPLKAKMSCEVLVNTNSQTIVRQNCLSEVYIERKKEAVP, translated from the exons ATGTTGAAGAGCAAAAAACCAAAAAACTCCAACTCCATTTTCTCTTACCCTTTGATTCCTCTTGAAGCTCACACACATTCTCTAGCTCCCATGGATGTCTCCAAAGTTGAACAACAACCTCCTCACTGCTACGCTCCTATTTCTTGCCAGCGCGACCAAAACTACGTCGTTTTACCCTTTTACCACCCCACCATCCGCCGCCCTCCTTTGCGTATATTCATCATTTCCATCGTCGTCTTCCTCCTCCTCGCTGCTCTCTTCTACCTCTTCTTGCCGTCTGATCCCTCCCTCAAGATCGTCCGGCTACGGCTAAACAAATTGCATATCCACACCTTGCCCATAATCAGCATTGATGTATCATTGCACCTCACTGTAAAGGTACGTAACCTGAACGTGTATTCCATGGATTTTAGGCACATCGATGTGTCTCTCAAGTATAGAGGGAAGAGGCTGGGGAAGGTGAGATCAGGGCAAGGGCACGTAAGGGCCCTAGCATCATCCTACGTGGATGCTGAGATGGAGTTTAATGGGGTCAGGATTCTGTCGGACGTGGTGTACTTGCTTCAGGACTTGGCTAGGGGCAGGGTGCCCTTGGATACTGCTACAGTGTTCACTGGCAAGCTTGGGTTCTGGTTCTTTGAGTTCCCTTTGAAG GCAAAAATGTCATGTGAAGTATTGGTAAACACAAACAGCCAGACAATTGTTCGACAAAATTGTCTCTCCGAGGTATAcatagagagaaagaaagaggctGTCCCTTGA
- the LOC131180692 gene encoding uncharacterized protein LOC131180692, giving the protein MSQNQLVYLQLLTLILYIKPRELQLCLVYLATMELSSWCNSGTATTNMDAYVNDRYDPILSSVLESSTASKRPRWRLLWRKIMREKKKFFDCSCASNRMCFSYDPYTYSQNFDQGSTWSDPDNMSRSFSARFAVPSRIFEKTHPLV; this is encoded by the coding sequence ATGTCTCAAAATCAACTTGTTTATCTGCAACTCTTAACGTTGATCCTTTACATAAAGCCCAGGGAGCTGCAACTCTGTCTAGTCTACCTAGCTACCATGGAACTCAGCAGCTGGTGCAATTCAGGCACTGCTACCACTAACATGGATGCCTACGTGAATGATCGGTATGATCCAATCTTGTCGTCTGTGTTGGAGAGCAGTACTGCATCAAAGAGGCCAAGATGGAGATTGTTGTGGAGGAAAAtaatgagagaaaagaagaaattttTTGATTGCTCGTGTGCAAGTAATCGGATGTGTTTCTCTTATGATCCTTATACCTACTCTCAGAATTTCGATCAAGGCTCAACGTGGTCTGATCCTGATAACATGTCTCGCTCCTTCTCTGCCAGGTTTGCTGTTCCTTCCAGGATCTTTGAAAAGACTCATCCTTTAGTATAA
- the LOC110659781 gene encoding LOW QUALITY PROTEIN: probable glutathione S-transferase (The sequence of the model RefSeq protein was modified relative to this genomic sequence to represent the inferred CDS: substituted 1 base at 1 genomic stop codon) — MADEEVVLLAAKFTRFGERVKLALAEKRIKYELXEEDLNNRSPLLLEMNPVHKQIPVLIHNGKPICESMIIIKYIDEVWNERAPLLPSDPYQRAHARFWADYIDKKIYPNGRMLWTSEGEVKETYTKNLIQSFQTLEKELGNKPFFAGESFGYVDMALIPFYSMFYTYESQGNFSVTVDCPRIVEWAGRCLEKETVSKSISDPQKLHEAIMEMIKK, encoded by the exons ATGGCAGATGAGGAAGTAGTTCTGCTGGCTGCCAAGTTTACTCGTTTTGGAGAAAGGGTGAAGTTAGCCCTGGCAGAGAAGCGAATAAAGTATGAGTTATAGGAAGAAGACTTGAACAACAGAAGCCCTCTTCTTCTTGAGATGAACCCTGTTCATAAGCAAATCCCTGTCTTGATCCATAATGGAAAACCCATATGCGAATCCATGATCATTATCAAATATATTGATGAGGTCTGGAATGAGAGAGCTCCTCTATTGCCATCTGATCCTTATCAACGAGCTCATGCCAGGTTCTGGGCTGACTATATTGACAAGAAG ATTTACCCCAATGGAAGGATGCTGTGGACATCTGAAGGAGAAGTGAAAGAAACATACACGAAGAACCTGATTCAAAGCTTTCAAACATTGGAAAAGGAGCTTGGAAACAAGCCATTTTTTGCAGGGGAGAGCTTTGGTTACGTAGATATGGCACTCATCCCTTTCTATAGCATGTTTTATACGTACGAGAGTCAGGGAAACTTTAGTGTGACAGTGGATTGCCCTCGGATTGTGGAGTGGGCTGGGAGATGCTTGGAAAAGGAGACTGTGTCCAAGTCTATATCTGACCCGCAAAAACTTCATGAAGCTATCATGGAAATGATAAAGAAGTAA
- the LOC131180693 gene encoding uncharacterized protein LOC131180693, which produces MELIINKSILIFLVFSSLLSFSTEATSRIPSKPTFSFFASDSPSPSPVEHSSNLVPFDLKPFLSAHFPNVPPSSIHSSLKHICGVTHNPAKCVSLIAPHMTGSVNVVSSLHVLIKTLDVLVKNASSIAMKVSKDPSTSFKVEKSLNISLEQYWKAISNIGKALAAFSVRDYDEVHTMLIAAITNFGFCDEAFYKQGLAKSPMKDINGFLIEFAAFGVDISTKLKENIIHF; this is translated from the coding sequence ATGGAGCTTATTATTAACAAATCAATCCTTATTTTCCTTGTCTTCTCTTCCCTTCTCTCATTCTCTACGGAAGCCACTTCTCGTATTCCTTCCAAGCCTACATTTTCATTCTTTGCTTCGGATTCACCATCTCCCTCACCTGTAGAACACTCGTCTAATCTTGTTCCTTTCGATTTGAAACCATTTCTCTCTGCCCATTTCCCAAATGTGCCACCTTCATCAATCCACTCTTCCCTTAAACATATATGTGGGGTTACTCATAACCCTGCAAAGTGTGTCTCTCTTATTGCTCCACACATGACTGGTTCCGTAAATGTTGTTTCATCTTTGCATGTATTGATCAAAACACTCGATGTTCTTGTAAAGAATGCATCCTCCATTGCGATGAAAGTGAGTAAAGATCCATCAACTTCATTTAAAGTCGAGAAAAGCCTTAATATAAGCTTAGAACAATACTGGAAGGCCATTAGTAACATTGGAAAAGCTTTGGCTGCATTTTCTGTTCGTGACTACGATGAGGTGCACACCATGCTTATTGCTGCCATTACTAATTTTGGGTTTTGTGATGAAGCTTTCTATAAACAAGGGCTAGCAAAATCACCGATGAAGGATATTAATGGGTTTTTGATAGAGTTTGCTGCATTTGGCGTCGACATTTCTACAAAATTGAAGGAAAATATTATTCATTTCTAG